A portion of the Ferrovum sp. JA12 genome contains these proteins:
- a CDS encoding phosphatidylglycerophosphatase A family protein, translated as MTPNLRELLFSDWRHFLSLGLGSGLSPKAPGTMGTLVALPFYFLIRQFNAPLGWFITGLSLLVGIYICHFTASKLDVEDPSAVVWDEIVAFLMMLLWVKPQGIGLLWAFLLFRLFDIWKPYPICWADRHIKGGLGIMLDDLLAMFFAVGVWYSLEGLIVGF; from the coding sequence ATGACACCCAATTTAAGAGAGCTTTTGTTCAGTGATTGGCGCCATTTTTTATCCCTAGGCTTAGGGTCAGGCTTGTCACCTAAAGCTCCCGGAACAATGGGCACGCTGGTGGCTTTGCCGTTTTATTTTTTAATACGTCAGTTCAACGCTCCCCTTGGCTGGTTCATTACCGGATTATCGTTATTAGTAGGGATTTATATTTGTCACTTCACGGCATCAAAGTTAGACGTGGAGGATCCTAGCGCAGTGGTATGGGATGAGATTGTTGCGTTTTTAATGATGTTATTGTGGGTGAAACCTCAAGGAATCGGATTGTTGTGGGCCTTTTTGTTATTTCGTTTATTTGATATTTGGAAACCCTATCCCATATGTTGGGCAGATCGACACATTAAAGGTGGTTTAGGAATTATGTTAGATGATCTGTTGGCCATGTTTTTTGCAGTGGGTGTTTGGTATAGCTTGGAGGGACTAATAGTTGGATTCTAA
- a CDS encoding CinA family protein, which produces MDSKDIELAQRVGLLLLNQGQLLALAESCTGGGIAALITEISGSAQWFERGFVTYSNLSKEQVLGVPAATLSQYGAVSEEVVKAMAEGALLHSVAHWAVAVSGVAGPTGGSSQKPVGTVCVAWAHQGGPCEVQTYHFDGDRQQVRAQTTRYALQGLITRLDH; this is translated from the coding sequence TTGGATTCTAAAGATATTGAGTTAGCCCAGCGTGTGGGCTTATTGTTATTAAACCAAGGACAACTCTTGGCGCTTGCCGAATCCTGCACCGGTGGTGGGATCGCAGCACTGATAACCGAAATTTCAGGCTCGGCCCAATGGTTTGAGCGAGGGTTTGTCACCTATAGTAATTTAAGTAAGGAGCAGGTATTGGGTGTTCCCGCTGCCACGCTTAGCCAATATGGTGCTGTCAGCGAAGAGGTGGTTAAGGCGATGGCCGAAGGAGCGCTGCTACATAGCGTCGCCCATTGGGCCGTTGCTGTGAGTGGTGTGGCAGGCCCCACTGGCGGGAGCTCGCAAAAACCCGTGGGGACGGTATGTGTTGCTTGGGCCCATCAGGGTGGCCCCTGCGAAGTACAAACCTACCATTTCGACGGAGACCGTCAACAAGTTAGAGCTCAAACAACCCGTTACGCTCTACAAGGATTGATCACTCGTCTAGATCATTGA
- a CDS encoding MFS transporter has protein sequence MVTGDLKQLNVGGLDSRGRINQDVQKIDLGEVSAAVFMGRCSEHFDFFVYAIASVLVFPSLFFPFLSQLEGTLASFAMFSLAFIARPIGTTLLMYVQKRSNRTTKLIVALFLLGFSTAGMAFVPSYSFLGVMAIVLLAILRIGQGIAVGGSWDGFPSLLALNAPAKQRGWYAMLGQLGSPFGFAIATGVFWYLHSQLSAQDFLEWGWRYPFFVAFVLNMMALFLRFRLVTSAKYTRLLDTSALVPPPQFSELVVSQKRNILLGALSALASYALFHVVTVFPLSYIVLNTDRSINDFLLIQMIGAGFAVLGMIASGVIADHFGRRHTLAAVAILIGVFSVSTPLLIGSGQWGQNLYIFVGFILLGLSYGQASGATANNFPAVYRYMGAALSADLSWLLGAAFSPLIVLWLTSHYGLAFVGLYLLSGVVTTLLALILNHRLEKQD, from the coding sequence ATGGTGACAGGGGACTTAAAGCAATTAAACGTTGGCGGATTAGATTCCCGTGGACGTATTAATCAAGATGTACAGAAAATCGATCTCGGTGAGGTTTCAGCGGCAGTCTTTATGGGACGCTGTTCAGAGCATTTTGACTTTTTTGTGTACGCCATAGCGTCGGTGTTGGTTTTCCCTTCACTTTTTTTCCCGTTCTTATCGCAGCTGGAAGGGACCTTAGCCTCTTTTGCTATGTTTTCCTTGGCCTTTATCGCGCGTCCCATTGGAACAACATTATTGATGTATGTCCAAAAGCGCTCCAATCGAACAACGAAATTAATTGTGGCGTTGTTCCTATTGGGTTTTTCAACGGCGGGCATGGCTTTTGTTCCTAGTTACTCATTTTTAGGCGTGATGGCTATCGTTCTTTTAGCTATTTTGCGTATTGGACAAGGTATCGCTGTGGGCGGATCTTGGGATGGTTTTCCCTCGCTCTTGGCGTTGAATGCTCCAGCTAAGCAACGGGGCTGGTATGCCATGCTCGGACAGTTAGGCTCGCCTTTTGGCTTTGCTATTGCCACAGGAGTGTTTTGGTATCTTCATTCACAGCTGTCAGCGCAGGATTTTCTTGAATGGGGTTGGCGTTATCCATTCTTTGTTGCTTTTGTTCTGAATATGATGGCACTTTTTTTACGTTTTAGATTGGTGACTTCAGCGAAATATACGCGTCTTCTGGATACGTCTGCATTAGTTCCCCCACCTCAGTTTTCTGAATTAGTGGTGAGTCAAAAGCGCAATATTCTTTTGGGCGCTCTTTCAGCGCTAGCAAGTTACGCCCTTTTTCATGTGGTCACCGTTTTCCCGCTGTCCTATATTGTGTTAAACACAGACCGCTCAATTAATGATTTTCTTTTGATTCAAATGATCGGTGCGGGTTTTGCGGTACTTGGCATGATTGCCTCTGGAGTGATTGCCGATCACTTTGGGCGCCGCCATACCTTGGCTGCTGTGGCCATATTAATTGGAGTATTTAGTGTTTCCACTCCGCTTTTAATTGGTAGTGGGCAATGGGGACAAAACTTGTATATTTTTGTCGGGTTTATTTTACTAGGGCTCTCCTATGGTCAGGCATCAGGGGCTACTGCAAACAACTTTCCTGCGGTATACCGTTACATGGGTGCGGCGTTGAGCGCAGATTTATCCTGGTTATTGGGTGCCGCTTTCTCTCCCTTAATTGTCTTGTGGCTAACCAGTCATTATGGATTGGCCTTTGTGGGGTTATATCTTTTGTCTGGGGTTGTCACCACCTTATTGGCCTTGATATTAAACCATCGATTAGAAAAACAAGATTAA